A region from the Planctomycetota bacterium genome encodes:
- a CDS encoding type II toxin-antitoxin system RelE/ParE family toxin has product MATVRRADAADRDLDEIVRYIARDNLSATLAWLDEVERLFALLATQPEMGHVFRARRLGLVRRHVIGNYVIYFRPEATGIEVLRVIHGAREQRRLV; this is encoded by the coding sequence ATGGCAACGGTACGTCGCGCCGATGCGGCTGATCGCGACCTTGACGAAATCGTCAGGTACATCGCCCGCGACAATCTTAGCGCTACCCTGGCGTGGCTTGATGAAGTTGAACGACTGTTCGCGCTGCTGGCCACGCAGCCTGAAATGGGGCACGTCTTTCGTGCTCGCCGACTGGGACTCGTGCGTCGTCACGTCATCGGCAATTACGTGATCTATTTCCGACCCGAAGCGACGGGCATCGAAGTGTTGCGCGTGATTCACGGCGCTCGCGAACAGCGCCGGCTTGTCTGA